In one Sesamum indicum cultivar Zhongzhi No. 13 linkage group LG12, S_indicum_v1.0, whole genome shotgun sequence genomic region, the following are encoded:
- the LOC105175614 gene encoding uncharacterized protein LOC105175614, which translates to MAVPSLSGNNGDKENIPGSSSVNPLVPFSSFSPKKKRKLRVPLEDITNLLYPGPTPSLQESPFSVDSASLCLLVCLIYQMKNRRKKVDTWTLRNPSAAAATLRKHFSNRRSSSCQAYNNCETSTRGSI; encoded by the exons ATGGCAGTCCCTTCTCTTTCTGGAAACAATGGCGACAAGGAGAACATCCCAGGTTCTTCATCTGTAAACCCACTTGtcccattttcttctttttctcccaaaaagaagaggaaattAAGGGTGCCCCTCGAGGACATCACCAATCTTCTCTACCCAGGGCCTACGCCTTCTCTGCAAGAAAGCCCATTTTCAGTTGACAGTGCTTCTTTGTGCCTTCTTGTTTGTTTGATCTATCAAATGAAGAATCGCCGTAAAAAAGTTGACACTTGGACATTGAGGAATCCAAGTGCTGCAGCTGCGACGTTGAGGAAGCACTTTAG TAACCGTCGCAGCTCGTCCTGTCAGGCCTATAACAATTGCGAGACGAGCACTAGAGGCTCAATTTAG
- the LOC105175619 gene encoding pyruvate decarboxylase 1, with amino-acid sequence MEASNRIGAAASLVPVPAISSSGTLGRHLARRLVQIGVRDVFSVPGDFNLTLLDHLIEEPGLNLVGCCNELNAGYAADGYARAKGVGACVVTFTVGGLSVLNAIAGAYSENLPVICIVGGPNSNDYGTNRILHHTIGLPDFTQELRCFQTITCTQAVVNNLDDAHELIDTAISTALKESKPVYISISCNLPGIPHPTFAREPVPFFLAPKVSNELGLEAAVEAAAEFLNKAVKPVIIGGPKLRVSRAQQAFVDLADACGYPIAVMPSGKGLVPEHHPHFIGTYWGAVSTSFCGEIVESADAYMFVGPIFNDYSSVGYSLLIKKEKSIVVQPNRVTIGNGPSFGWVFMTDFLTALTKKLKRNSTAMENYRRIYVPPGIALKREKEEPLRVNILFKHIQEMLSGNTAVIAETGDSWFNCQKLSLPENCGYEFQMQYGSIGWSVGATLGYAQAAKDKRVIACIGDGSFQVTAQDISTMIRCGQRTIIFLINNGGYTIEVEIHDGPYNVIKNWDYTGLVNAIHNGEGKCWTAKVKTEEELVEAIATATGAQSESLCFIEVLVHKDDTSKELLEWGSRVSAANSRPPNPQ; translated from the exons ATGGAAGCAAGTAATAGGATCGGCGCCGCCGCTAGTCTGGTTCCAGTGCCCGCCATCTCATCAAGTGGGACGTTGGGCCGCCACTTGGCTCGCCGGCTGGTTCAGATAGGTGTGAGGGACGTGTTCTCCGTTCCTGGTGATTTCAACTTAACTTTACTCGACCACCTCATAGAAGAGCCGGGACTGAATTTGGTGGGCTGCTGCAACGAGTTGAACGCGGGGTACGCGGCCGACGGCTACGCTCGAGCCAAGGGAGTGGGCGCCTGTGTGGTGACATTCACTGTTGGCGGGCTCAGCGTACTGAACGCCATCGCCGGGGCCTACAGTGAGAACTTGCCGGTAATCTGTATTGTTGGTGGGCCCAACTCTAACGATTACGGGACTAATCGAATTTTGCATCATACTATTGGCCTGCCGGATTTCACTCAGGAGCTACGGTGTTTCCAGACGATCACTTGTACTCAg GCAGTTGTTAATAACTTGGACGATGCCCATGAATTGATCGATACAGCGATTTCGACTGCTTTGAAAGAAAGTAAGCCAGTGTATATAAGCATAAGCTGCAATTTGCCTGGAATTCCTCACCCAACTTTTGCAAGAGAACCTGTCCCATTTTTCCTTGCACCAAA GGTGAGCAATGAACTTGGTCTGGAAGCAGCAGTTGAAGCAGCTGCTGAGTTTCTGAACAAAGCTGTTAAACCAGTCATCATAGGAGGTCCCAAGCTAAGGGTATCCAGAGCCCAACAGGCTTTTGTTGATCTTGCAGATGCTTGTGGCTATCCAATAGCTGTAATGCCATCGGGCAAGGGCCTCGTCCCGGAGCACCATCCACACTTTATTGGGACATATTGGGGTGCAGTGAGCACCAGCTTCTGCGGGGAGATAGTAGAATCCGCTGATGCGTATATGTTTGTTGGCCCTATTTTTAATGACTACAGCTCTGTTGGATACTCTTTGTTGATAAAAAAGGAGAAATCAATTGTTGTGCAGCCAAACCGTGTGACAATAGGCAACGGCCCTTCCTTTGGTTGGGTTTTCATGACAGACTTTCTGACTGCATTGACCAAAAAGCTGAAGAGGAACAGTACGGCTATGGAAAATTATCGCAGGATATATGTTCCTCCTGGCATTGCTTTGAAGCGTGAGAAGGAGGAGCCACTCCGGGTCAACATTCTTTTCAAGCACATTCAG GAAATGTTGAGTGGCAACACTGCGGTGATTGCAGAGACTGGAGATTCATGGTTCAATTGTCAGAAGCTTAGCCTTCCTGAAAATTGCGG GTATGAATTCCAGATGCAGTATGGATCTATTGGGTGGTCTGTTGGTGCAACTCTTGGCTACGCTCAGGCTGCAAAGGATAAACGTGTCATTGCTTGCATTGGTGATGGAAGTTTCCAG GTTACGGCTCAAGATATTTCTACCATGATAAGATGTGGACAGAGGACCATTATTTTCCTCATCAACAATGGAGGATACACAATTGAAGTAGAGATTCATGACGGACCGTACAATGTGATCAAGAATTGGGACTACACTGGCCTTGTGAACGCTATCCACAATGGAGAAGGCAAATGCTGGACTGCCAAG GTGAAAACAGAAGAGGAATTGGTGGAAGCAATAGCAACGGCCACCGGCGCACAGAGCGAATCATTGTGTTTCATCGAAGTGTTGGTTCACAAGGACGATACTAGCAAAGAACTGCTGGAATGGGGATCCCGCGTATCTGCTGCCAATAGTCGACCTCCCAATCCTCAATAG
- the LOC105175618 gene encoding uncharacterized protein LOC105175618, with product MCCSCGEDCECRPLGFLLGLPFAFVSLLLSLVGVVIWIVGILLSCLCPCCLCVTVIVELALALIKAPFSVMKWFTEQIPC from the exons ATGTGCTGCTCTTGTGGGGAAGATTGTGAATGCAGGCCTTTGGGGTTTCTCTTGGGTCTCCCCTTCGCCTTTGTCTCCCTTCTCCTCTCCCTCGTTGGCGTTGTCATCTGGATCGTcgg GATTTTGCTGAGTTGCTTGTGTCCGTGTTGCTTGTGCGTGACGGTGATAGTAGAATTGGCGTTGGCACTGATCAAGGCTCCGTTTTCTGTTATGAAGTGGTTCACTGAGCAGATTCCTTGTTAG
- the LOC105175615 gene encoding GDSL esterase/lipase At5g45920, with product MRPKIYLFGDSITEESFSPGGWGSSLAHHFARTADVVLRGYSGYNTRWALKVKERVFPEAESGDAPVAVTVFFGANDAVIPDRCGGFQHVPLDEYKQNLLDIIAFLKKQWPSTRIILITPPPIDEAARLLDPYINNLSGLPERTNESAGRYAKQCLAAAAECGVPAIDLWTKMQQSPGWQKACLRDGLHLTENGNKVVFEEVIGQLREGGISLETLPADLPLWAEIDPNDPLKCFEK from the exons ATGAGACCGAAGATCTATCTGTTTGGAGACTCCATCACTGAGGAGTCCTTCTCCCCCGGTGGATGGGGTTCTTCTCTAGCACATCACTTCGCCCGCACg GCGGATGTGGTGTTGAGAGGGTATAGCGGATACAACACGAGATGGGCTCTGAAGGTGAAAGAGAGGGTGTTTCCGGAGGCGGAGAGCGGCGATGCTCCGGTGGCAGTGACGGTGTTCTTCGGCGCAAACGACGCCGTTATCCCCGACCGATGCGGTGGGTTTCAACACGTGCCTCTTGATGAGTACAAGCAGAATCTCCTCGACATTATCGCCTTTCTCAAG AAGCAATGGCCGTCTACTCGCATTATCCTCATCACACCTCCACCAATCGATGAAGCTGCACGTCTCCT GGACCCATATATCAACAACCTTTCCGGGCTTCCTGAGAGGACAAATGAGTCTGCGGGTAGATATGCCAAACAATGTCTTGCTGCAGCGGCTGAATGTGGAGTTCCGGCTATAGATCTCTGGACAAAAATGCAGCAGTCTCCTGGATGGCAAAAGGCCTGTTTGAG GGACGGTCTGCATCTCACTGAGAATGGAAACAAGGTTGTGTTTGAGGAAGTGATAGGGCAGCTACGGGAAGGTGGAATAAGTCTGGAGACTCTACCAGCGGACCTCCCGCTCTGGGCTGAGATCGATCCGAATGATCCACTCAAGTGTTTTGAAAAGTAG
- the LOC105175613 gene encoding magnesium-chelatase subunit ChlI, chloroplastic-like encodes MAGIVGTSSIAALLASTPFASHSSKNSSFYLPVAPGVSSGRKFYGGIGVPLKKGRSQFSVSISNVATEISPAQEQVQKLAASKESQRPVYPFAAIVGQDEMKLCLLLNVIDPKIGGVMIMGDRGTGKSTTVRSLVDLLPEIKVVSGDPFNSDPEDAEVQGPEVRDKLMKGDELAVVFTKINMVDLPLGATEDRVCGTIDIEKALTEGVKAFEPGLLAKANRGILYVDEVNLLDDHLVDVLLDSAASGWNTVEREGISISHPARFILIGSGNPEEGELRPQLLDRFGMHAQVGTVKDAELRVKIVEERARFDRNPKEFRESYKAEQDKLQQQIASARSGLSSVTIDHELRVKISKVCAELNVDGLRGDIVTNRAARALAALKGRDKVTAEDIATVIPNCLRHRLRKDPLESIDSGLLVIEKFYEVFS; translated from the exons ATGGCGGGGATCGTCGGAACTTCCTCCATTGCAGCACTCTTGGCCTCTACACCCTTTGCCTCTCACTCATCCAAGAATTCCTCTTTCTATCTTCCTGTAGCTCCTG GGGTGAGTTCGGGGAGGAAATTCTATGGAGGGATTGGAGTTCCTCTCAAGAAAGGGCGGTCTCAATTCAGTGTCTCAATTTCTAATGTTGCCACTGAGATTAGTCCTGCCCAAGAACAG GTACAGAAGCTTGCCGCTTCCAAGGAGAGCCAGAGGCCAGTTTATCCTTTTGCAGCTATAGTTGGGCAAGATGAGATGAAATTGTGCCTCCTCTTGAATGTGATTGACCCAAAGATAGGAGGTGTGATGATCATGGGTGACAGGGGAACAGGAAAGTCTACAACTGTTAGGTCGTTGGTGGATTTACTCCCCGAAATCAAAGTAGTCTCTGGCGATCCATTTAATTCAGATCCTGAGGATGCGGAAGTGCAGGGACCAGAAGTACGGGATAAACTTATGAAAGGCGATGAACTCGCTGTTGTCTTCACCAAAATCAACATGGTCGATTTGCCTTTGGGCGCTACAGAAGATAGAGTTTGTGGTACAATTGATATTGAGAAGGCCCTTACTGAAGGTGTGAAGGCATTTGAGCCTGGTCTTCTTGCAAAAGCCAACAGAGGAATTCTTTATGTGGATGAGGTCAATCTTTTGGATGACCATTTAGTAGATGTTTTATTGGATTCTGCTGCCTCTGGTTGGAACACCGTCGAGAGGGAGGGAATCTCGATTTCACATCCAGCCAGATTCATACTCATTGGATCAGGAAATCCAGAAGAGGGTGAACTTAGGCCGCAGCTTCTTGATCGATTTGGAATGCATGCACAGGTTGGGACAGTGAAGGATGCTGAACTCCGAGTTAAAATTGTGGAGGAGAGAGCCCGATTCGATAGAAATCCCAAAGAATTCCGTGAGTCTTACAAGGCAGAGCAAGATAAGCTCCAGCAACAAATTGCGTCCGCCAGGAGCGGTCTCTCGTCTGTTACAATTGATCATGAACTTAGAGTTAAAATCTCCAAGGTCTGTGCTGAGCTGAATGTTGATGGATTAAGAGGCGATATAGTCACGAATAGGGCGGCAAGAGCTCTGGCTGCCCTAAAAGGAAGAGATAAAGTAACTGCTGAGGATATTGCGACTGTCATCCCTAACTGCTTGAGGCATCGACTTCGTAAGGATCCGTTAGAGTCAATTGACTCAGGCTTACTTGTGATTGAGAAATTCTATGAAGTTTTTAGCTGA
- the LOC105175617 gene encoding pentatricopeptide repeat-containing protein At1g28690, mitochondrial encodes MIHGRLSNTNARAIVQLSTISPSKGVYSPTASSLASALQNYINSDHPSHGQKIHSHVLKTGFNPNVNISIKLLILYIKSSCLSYARQVFDELPRPTLSAYNYMISGYIKHGFVEKSFDLVRELCWSNEKPDGYTYSMILKGSTSGNGGLCSPSIGGEVHAQIVKSDVEGDDVLYTALVDSYVKSGRVEYARRVFDLMLEQNVICSTSMITGYMNQGRFEDAEDVFEKTVEKDVVVYNAMIEGCSKSVKMANKAIEIYIDMQRLNFRPTISTFASIVGACSLLSAFEIGQQIQGQLMKTEFFTDIKMGSALIDMYSKCGRTEDARCIFDYMPTRNVFSWTSMIDGYGKNGRPEESLALFDRMISECYPVPNYVTFLGALSACAHAGLVAKGREIFESMDRDYSMKPRMEHYACMVDLLGRAGSLNQALEFVMQMPEKPNSDVWAALLSSCRLHGDVELAKIAADELFKISNESRPGAYVALSNTLAEAGRWDSVSQLRELMKVRGISKGTGFTWVGTDAGLEAFHAGQSL; translated from the coding sequence ATGATACATGGCAGGTTGAGTAATACTAATGCCAGAGCTATAGTGCAACTCAGTACAATTTCCCCATCAAAGGGGGTTTACTCTCCAACAGCGTCTTCTTTGGCATCagctttacaaaattatataaactcaGATCATCCCTCGCACGGCCAAAAGATCCATTCCCACGTTCTCAAAACTGGGTTCAATCCCAACGTCAATATCTCCATCAAACTCCTAATCCTTTATATCAAGTCTTCTTGTTTATCGTACGCGCGCCAAGTGTTTGATGAATTGCCTCGACCAACTTTGTCGGCCTATAATTACATGATCTCGGGCTATATAAAACATGGGTTTGTTGAAAAATCTTTTGATTTGGTGAGAGAACTGTGTTGGTCTAATGAAAAGCCTGATGGGTACACGTATTCGATGATTTTGAAGGGTTCGACTAGCGGAAATGGAGGGTTGTGTTCACCTTCTATAGGTGGGGAGGTTCATGCCCAGATAGTTAAATCTGATGTTGAGGGGGATGACGTGCTTTATACTGCCTTAGTTGACTCGTACGTGAAGAGTGGGAGGGTTGAGTATGCAAGGAGAGTGTTTGATTTGATGTTGGAGCAGAATGTGATTTGTTCCACATCGATGATCACGGGGTACATGAACCAAGGTCGTTTTGAGGATGCTGAGGATGTGTTTGAGAAAACTGTGGAGAAAGACGTGGTGGTTTACAATGCGATGATTGAAGGATGCAGTAAGTCAGTTAAAATGGCTAACAAGGCAATCgaaatttatattgatatgCAACGTCTAAATTTTAGGCCTACTATATCAACGTTTGCAAGCATAGTTGGGGCTTGTTCTCTGTTGTCAGCATTTGAAATTGGTCAACAGATTCAAGGGCAATTGATGAAAACTGAGTTTTTCACAGACATAAAGATGGGTAGTGCTCTGATAGATATGTACTCCAAATGTGGGCGAACTGAGGACGCTAGATGCATTTTTGACTACATGCCCACGAGGAATGTCTTTTCATGGACTTCCATGATTGATGGATATGGCAAGAATGGAAGGCCAGAAGAATCACTTGCACTTTTCGATAGAATGATAAGTGAATGCTACCCTGTGCCAAATTATGTTACATTTCTTGGTGCACTGTCTGCTTGTGCCCATGCAGGGTTAGTTGCTAAAGGAAGGGAGATCTTTGAGAGCATGGATAGAGACTATTCAATGAAGCCAAGAATGGAGCATTATGCTTGTATGGTTGATCTCTTAGGACGTGCGGGAAGCCTGAATCAGGCACTTGAATTTGTAATGCAAATGCCTGAAAAGCCTAATTCTGATGTTTGGGCAGCTTTACTCAGTTCTTGTAGACTGCATGGGGATGTGGAGCTTGCTAAAATAGCTGCAGATGAGCTCTTTAAAATCAGCAACGAGAGCAGGCCTGGGGCATATGTTGCATTATCCAATACGTTAGCTGAGGCTGGAAGATGGGATAGTGTGAGTCAATTGAGGGAGTTAATGAAGGTGAGAGGAATATCTAAAGGCACAGGGTTCACTTGGGTTGGGACCGATGCTGGTTTGGAAGCTTTCCACGCTGGGCAGTCATTGTGA